Part of the Leptolyngbya sp. BL0902 genome, TGAAGCCGACAATCACCGCGCCACTGGCAGCCGCGAGATCCACGTCGGTTTCGCTGATTTCGCCCGGAGCGGCCAGCAGCACCCGAATCTGCACCTCGTTCTGGGGCAACTGTTGCAGGGCGGCGAGGATAGCCTCGATGGAACCCTGCACGTCGGCCTTCAGCAACAGGTTGAGATCCTTCAGATCCCCTTCCTGGACTTGGGCTGAGATGGTGTTCAGCGTCACCCGGCGAGAGGCCATCGCCTGCTGGAGGCGAGACATCCGCTGCTCAGACATCCGCTTGTCGGCCACTGCCCGCGCCGTTTTCTCATCGGGGTAGACCTCGAACTCGTCCCCAGCGGCGGGGACATCGTTCAGACCCAGCACCTCCACCGCAAAGGAGGGCGTGGCCTTGTCTACCCGCTGGAGTCGGTCGTCGAGCATCGCCCGCACCTTACCCAGCACGGGGCCAGCCACCAGGGAATCGCCCACCTTCAGAGTGCCGTTTTGCACCAGTAGGGTAGCCACAGGGCCACGGGCCTTGTCGAGGTTGGCCTCGATGACAGTACCCCGTGCCCGACGGTCAGGGTTGGCCTGGAGGTCTTCCACCTCGGCCACCAGCACAATCATTTCCAGCAGGGTATCCAGGTTTTCGCCAGAGAGGGCGCTGACGGGCACCATGATGGTGTCGCCGCCCCATTCTTCGGGCACCAGGCTGTGCTCCATGAGCTCCTGCTTCACCCGGTCGGGGTTGGCGGTTTCCTTGTCCACCTTGTTGATGGCGACAATCAGCGGCACCTCAGCGGCCTTGGCGTGGCTGATAGCCTCAATGGTTTGAGGCCGTACCCCGTCATCAGCGGCCACCACCAGAATGGCGATGTCGGTGACACGGGTACCCCGCGCCCGCATGGCGGTGAAGGCTTCGTGACCCGGCGTATCCAAGAAGACAATCTGGTGAGACTGTCCGGCGTGCTCCACATCCACGTGGTACGCCCCGATGTGCTGGGTGATTCCCCCCGCCTCGCCCTGAGCCACCTTGGTTTTGCGGATGGAGTCGAGCAGGGTGGTTTTCCCATGGTCTACGTGGCCCATAATCGTCACCACCGGAGGCCGACGCTGGAGGCTTTCCAGATCTGCCGCGTCGAGCATTTCCGTGACCTTCTTAGCCTCAGACTGAGCGGCTTCGGTTTCAACCACCACCTCAAACTCCTCGGCCACCATCTTGGCGGTTTCAATATCAAGGGTTTGGTTGATGTTGGCGGCGATGCCCTTGAAGAACAGGGACTTGATCAACTCGGTGTCGGGCACCATGATCATCTCGGCCAGCTCATGCACCGTCAGCCCTTCGGTGAGCACGATCAGTTCAGGCCGCTCCTGCTTGGGAGCCGATTCCCGCCGATCCCGTCGTCCACGACCGCCACCACTGCTGCTGTCGCGGTGCTGGGGGCGATGGCTCTTCACCGTGGGGGTGGAGGGCTTGCCGCTGCCAGCGCTCTTGGGCTTGGGCGGACGAGCCAAAGACATACTGAGGTTCATGGCCTCGGTGTCTTGCTCTTCACCGTCTAGCTCATCGGCCAGGGCATCGAGATCTTCGTCTTCGTCCTCTAGGACGGCCTGACCCCGGCGCTTGGTCTTGCTGACCTTGCCCGCCTTTTCGCGCATTTCCATTTCATCGTCTTCGTCCTCCCGTTCCTTGCGCTTGTGGCGCGGGGGTGAAGGCCGACGCAGGCGGCTTTCTAGATCTAGAGGATCCACACCGATGACGGAAATAGAGTCGTCGCCGCCCTCTTCTTTACCCTTCGCGGCGGTTTCCTTGGCCGGGGTCGGGGGCGCATCAGGACGACGCAGTTTGGGCTTAGGCTTCAGACGGGGGACGTTAACATTTTCGTCCTCGTCCATCTCGCGAATGGGAATGGTAGGCCGTACCGCAGGCTCTTCGCCATCCCGAGCCTCGGCCCGCTTAATGACGGGGCGAACAGGGCGGGGCGCATCTCCAGTCTTGGCGCTAGGCGGTGCCCCAGCGGCAGCGACAGCACCCCGGCTGGGAGGGCCAGCCAGCTTGGGTCGAGGTGCTACCGCCGCCACCTCAACGGTTTCCGTAGGCTCTGGACGATAGTCATCATTACTGGGGGGGGCCGAAACCGCCGCCGCTGGACGGTTGGGTGCAACGACTGGACGGGGCTTACGATCCTCCATTAAACCGCCGTCTTTAGCGCCTGGGCTAACGGGACGGCTGGGCTTATCAACGATATCGGCAGCAGGACGAGTCGGCTTACTCGGTGCTGCCCCGTCATTGGCTCCCCCATTCCCAGGGCCACCCTCAGCGGGCCGTTCTGGTTTGGGCGTCACACGGTGGCGACGGATTTCTAAAATCTGCTGTTTTTGCTCTGGTCGGCTGCTGCTCTTAACTAGGTTAGGGCGAGGACGATTTGGGCGAGCG contains:
- the infB gene encoding translation initiation factor IF-2; amino-acid sequence: MNNGKVRIYELSKELNLENKDILAICDRLDIAAKSHSSTLDDSQAEQIRSEAQKTRQSGGAARPNRPRPNLVKSSSRPEQKQQILEIRRHRVTPKPERPAEGGPGNGGANDGAAPSKPTRPAADIVDKPSRPVSPGAKDGGLMEDRKPRPVVAPNRPAAAVSAPPSNDDYRPEPTETVEVAAVAPRPKLAGPPSRGAVAAAGAPPSAKTGDAPRPVRPVIKRAEARDGEEPAVRPTIPIREMDEDENVNVPRLKPKPKLRRPDAPPTPAKETAAKGKEEGGDDSISVIGVDPLDLESRLRRPSPPRHKRKEREDEDDEMEMREKAGKVSKTKRRGQAVLEDEDEDLDALADELDGEEQDTEAMNLSMSLARPPKPKSAGSGKPSTPTVKSHRPQHRDSSSGGGRGRRDRRESAPKQERPELIVLTEGLTVHELAEMIMVPDTELIKSLFFKGIAANINQTLDIETAKMVAEEFEVVVETEAAQSEAKKVTEMLDAADLESLQRRPPVVTIMGHVDHGKTTLLDSIRKTKVAQGEAGGITQHIGAYHVDVEHAGQSHQIVFLDTPGHEAFTAMRARGTRVTDIAILVVAADDGVRPQTIEAISHAKAAEVPLIVAINKVDKETANPDRVKQELMEHSLVPEEWGGDTIMVPVSALSGENLDTLLEMIVLVAEVEDLQANPDRRARGTVIEANLDKARGPVATLLVQNGTLKVGDSLVAGPVLGKVRAMLDDRLQRVDKATPSFAVEVLGLNDVPAAGDEFEVYPDEKTARAVADKRMSEQRMSRLQQAMASRRVTLNTISAQVQEGDLKDLNLLLKADVQGSIEAILAALQQLPQNEVQIRVLLAAPGEISETDVDLAAASGAVIVGFNTTLAPGARQSADRLGVDVRDYEVIYNLLDDIQGAMEGLLDPEMVEETLGQVEVRAVFPVRKGAVAGCYVLSGKVTRNCNLRVVRGGEVVYTGKLDSLKRMKEDTKDVAAGFECGIGIDSFSDWKEGDIIDAFRMVTKRRTLAMT